A single Abditibacteriaceae bacterium DNA region contains:
- a CDS encoding glycosyltransferase family 4 protein yields the protein MVAAHATEIGIAETPLSRARRTPFEGNGVKIGLVRSDLSGNGGAERYSLAVLERLVAKGWETHVFTSRLPQSNSTFPFTPHLQRGKKTPRFFRHIAFQKWLAREVPEQNLDFLLTLERMIPSDIYRAGGGVHRVWRDLQLQQMTPRARFLARLDPSHAQTLRAEKAIFHPNNTRLVICNSQMVADEVAQFYGFPRERLHVVPNGVDLTKFSIGNNSAARAQRGFTEDEFVVLFAGSGFWRKGADVALRVLAAWQKTTKLKLRAVFVGRAENDSFAKSAQELGLNSTVLFAGAQPPTAMPDWYRAADLLLFPTRYDPFANACLEAAACGAAVATSNRNGFASHLTAQSGLVLPENFEDAAKALELFCAAKPSREEVRCGISHLSLDAHIEKLLAVFDAAAKFPRPRGLG from the coding sequence GCGCGCGCCGCACGCCGTTTGAAGGAAATGGCGTGAAAATCGGCCTTGTTCGTTCCGACCTTTCCGGCAACGGCGGCGCCGAGCGTTATTCTCTCGCGGTTTTAGAGCGGCTCGTCGCAAAGGGCTGGGAAACGCACGTTTTTACCTCGCGCTTGCCGCAATCGAATTCGACATTTCCTTTTACGCCGCATTTGCAGCGCGGAAAGAAGACACCGCGCTTCTTTCGTCACATCGCGTTTCAAAAGTGGCTGGCGCGCGAGGTGCCAGAGCAAAATCTCGATTTCCTGCTGACATTAGAGCGCATGATTCCAAGCGACATTTATCGCGCGGGCGGCGGCGTGCATCGCGTGTGGCGCGATTTGCAGTTGCAGCAAATGACGCCACGCGCGCGGTTTCTGGCGCGGCTCGATCCGTCGCACGCACAAACGCTGCGCGCCGAAAAAGCTATCTTCCATCCAAATAACACGCGCCTCGTGATTTGCAATTCGCAGATGGTTGCCGATGAAGTCGCGCAATTCTACGGCTTTCCGCGCGAGCGTTTGCATGTTGTTCCCAACGGCGTCGATTTGACGAAGTTTTCGATTGGCAACAACTCCGCTGCACGCGCGCAGCGCGGTTTCACCGAAGATGAGTTCGTGGTGCTTTTCGCTGGTTCGGGCTTCTGGCGTAAGGGCGCTGATGTGGCGTTGCGCGTTTTGGCGGCATGGCAGAAAACGACGAAATTGAAATTGCGTGCGGTATTTGTCGGACGCGCCGAAAACGATTCGTTTGCGAAGTCGGCGCAAGAACTCGGGCTGAATTCGACCGTACTTTTCGCCGGGGCGCAGCCGCCCACCGCGATGCCCGATTGGTATCGTGCAGCGGATTTACTCTTGTTCCCGACACGATACGATCCGTTTGCCAACGCGTGTCTGGAAGCGGCGGCGTGCGGTGCAGCTGTGGCAACATCGAATCGAAACGGCTTTGCCTCGCACCTTACGGCGCAAAGTGGTTTGGTTTTACCGGAAAACTTTGAAGACGCCGCAAAAGCGCTGGAACTGTTTTGTGCAGCGAAACCTTCGCGAGAAGAGGTGCGTTGCGGTATCTCGCACTTGTCTCTCGATGCGCACATCGAAAAGCTGCTGGCTGTTTTCGATGCCGCAGCGAAATTTCCACGCCCGCGAGGTTTAGGGTGA